The following proteins are co-located in the Bacteroidales bacterium genome:
- a CDS encoding M20/M25/M40 family metallo-hydrolase — protein sequence MSASINLAYSQHRAVTSENLKEWVSFLASDNMMGRRNGSPEMKLAADWIAGKFSESGLKPVAPSLDFIHNYTFTSRQNQVNERNVIGLVEGSDPALKGEYIVLTAHFDHVGIKRGSKPDSIYNGADDNAAGTAAIIGIAKAIKESGIRPGRSIVFAAFSGEENGMRGSRNFVANTLIPIKKIYANLNFEMIGHSEYLGKKKYYMTGCLMSDLDDAVGEYNRNSGFQLVDTIKLSHILFGSSDNIAFSRISTREGVTTGIPSGTFATTTMAPHIHNVTDEVSLFDFDNMADLVNHFSGLVLWLSDRKKEIVWTDKNFVRPE from the coding sequence ATGTCAGCAAGTATAAATCTTGCTTATTCACAGCACAGGGCTGTAACTTCAGAAAATTTAAAAGAATGGGTTTCATTTCTGGCTTCAGATAATATGATGGGCAGACGTAATGGATCACCTGAGATGAAACTGGCAGCTGACTGGATTGCCGGAAAGTTCAGTGAGTCAGGACTTAAACCTGTTGCCCCGTCCCTTGATTTTATTCATAATTATACGTTTACATCTCGGCAAAATCAGGTAAATGAAAGAAATGTTATTGGTTTGGTCGAAGGATCTGACCCGGCCTTAAAAGGTGAATATATTGTGCTAACTGCTCATTTTGATCATGTAGGTATCAAAAGAGGAAGTAAACCTGATTCCATATATAACGGTGCCGATGATAATGCTGCCGGTACTGCGGCAATTATAGGAATAGCCAAAGCCATTAAAGAATCTGGCATCAGGCCCGGCAGAAGTATAGTTTTTGCTGCTTTCAGTGGTGAGGAGAACGGCATGAGAGGTTCCCGGAACTTTGTTGCAAATACCCTGATACCCATAAAAAAGATTTATGCTAATCTGAATTTTGAAATGATTGGCCATTCTGAATATCTTGGTAAAAAGAAATACTATATGACTGGCTGTCTTATGTCTGACCTCGATGACGCAGTCGGGGAGTATAACAGGAATTCAGGTTTTCAGCTGGTTGATACAATCAAACTGTCACATATTCTCTTCGGATCATCGGATAATATAGCTTTTTCCAGAATTTCAACCAGAGAAGGTGTTACGACCGGAATCCCGAGCGGAACATTTGCCACAACTACTATGGCTCCTCATATTCATAACGTTACCGATGAAGTGAGCTTATTTGACTTTGATAATATGGCTGACCTTGTTAATCATTTCAGCGGATTGGTTCTGTGGCTGTCTGACAGAAAGAAGGAAATTGTCTGGACAGACAAAAACTTTGTAAGGCCTGAATAG
- a CDS encoding ROK family protein: MFNHAAAIGLDIGRNSINIAVVKIDGSIVAASVSDLPEKQSKDILEKEIITAIRDIRLKVAALGINPICIGIAAKGFIDHKAGIILGPDKGIKDWRNVPLAQIVNNETGLPVFVGNDANMMTIAEHRFGAAKGFNNVIFVALRTGIGGGIIINGKLYRGVNNAGGEVGQMIINYDKGLSDLGIRGSYEYFASASAMVRRYKEEQKKHAGNTTDSPSCKEIFELSYSGDKTALKIVNENAELVGIGLANLISIFAPEIIVVGGGMSEAKDSYFSMIKKSAFDNSLENFRSTVRIERAHLGSAASLMGSAFYGLTRLAGKTV, translated from the coding sequence ATGTTTAATCACGCAGCTGCTATAGGACTTGATATCGGACGAAACTCAATCAACATTGCTGTTGTTAAAATTGACGGTTCAATTGTTGCAGCCTCAGTTAGTGATCTGCCGGAAAAACAATCAAAGGACATTCTCGAAAAAGAAATAATCACAGCTATCCGTGATATCAGGCTCAAAGTAGCAGCTCTGGGAATTAACCCGATTTGCATAGGTATTGCAGCAAAGGGATTTATTGATCATAAAGCTGGTATAATCCTTGGTCCTGACAAGGGAATTAAGGACTGGAGAAATGTTCCGTTGGCACAGATAGTTAATAATGAAACCGGACTCCCCGTCTTTGTTGGAAATGACGCCAACATGATGACAATAGCAGAACACCGTTTTGGAGCTGCGAAGGGATTTAATAATGTCATTTTTGTTGCCCTTCGTACTGGTATCGGAGGTGGAATAATTATAAACGGGAAACTATACAGAGGCGTTAATAATGCTGGTGGTGAGGTGGGGCAGATGATAATTAACTATGATAAAGGGCTCAGCGATTTGGGCATTAGAGGTTCATATGAGTATTTTGCATCGGCTTCTGCCATGGTAAGAAGATATAAAGAGGAGCAGAAAAAACATGCAGGCAATACCACAGATTCCCCTTCATGCAAGGAAATATTTGAACTTAGTTATTCAGGAGATAAAACTGCATTAAAAATTGTTAATGAAAATGCTGAATTGGTTGGTATTGGACTGGCAAACCTCATATCAATATTTGCTCCTGAGATTATTGTTGTGGGAGGAGGAATGTCAGAGGCTAAGGATTCATATTTTTCAATGATCAAAAAGAGTGCTTTCGATAATTCACTTGAAAACTTCAGATCGACTGTCAGAATCGAACGGGCACATCTTGGATCCGCAGCATCGCTGATGGGAAGCGCATTTTACGGATTGACACGACTTGCAGGAAAAACTGTTTAA